In Mustela nigripes isolate SB6536 chromosome 2, MUSNIG.SB6536, whole genome shotgun sequence, a single window of DNA contains:
- the PRAM1 gene encoding PML-RARA-regulated adapter molecule 1, whose product MVLSHHFRKPDGMETSLFRSPRPGWELGPEKVLRLVLPEPPPTRIPEASSDSQLTRLRQQPSSGPTCPVAHHPPAAMGSHQDFRSLQAKFQASQLETSEHPKKPPKPEFNKLLKKFPPPEPSEHPKKPLQPSCNDLPPKPAKPEPKEPAKKFPQLNAPQKALQPEPGHPARPPTEPKPSALPKKLQQPEPNEATPDPSQPDLSTLLKKPPQPEFSVHPRKPPQPEFSVHPRKPPQPQVGGLPKKPLPQSETSEAPQTPPWKPEPKELHPSSSQPDLSTLPKKPPQPEFSVHPRKPPQPQVGGLPKKSLPQPETSEVPKTPPWKPESSELHPHPSKPDFNTFPQKIPAPQLNDFPKKLLHPDFGDLTRRSSEPEVSVFPKRPRQPECKAPSKKPELGILPRVSSEPEFGLLPSKFLQPECQAAPRKFSQPESSALPKKYLHTEFSGGLPKKPPIPSSVSESSLPSAVTGSRPRLPLSPGLGARKQRSGARSHSGGSRLGLKSSYPPQRRPLPSVNSLGPPPAKPPLPPGFRDVQSFWKATATATALRRTGSAGILQAQQTEDILQDQEEAYELYDDVEPMDNSSPGHKGRGGVQKARGNPLEFTTQEAGLRSRWTDEVPSTQQPPRPTQNPELRREKAPQPQHLPPADLKTLKQIRKAEKAEREFRKKFKFEGEIVIHTRMMIDPNAKTRRGGGKYLGIRRGEILEVIEFTNKDEMLCRDTKGKYGYVPRTALLPLETEVYDDVGFWDPLESQPSPQEQ is encoded by the exons ATGGTCTTGTCCCACCATTTCCGGAAACCAGATGGGATGGAAACCTCGCTTTTCCGAAgtcccaggccaggctgggagcTTGGTCCTGAGAAAGTACTGCGGCTGGTCCTGCCGGAGCCGCCCCCCACCCGCATTCCTGAAGCCAGTTCAGACTCCCAGCTGACAAGGTTGAG gcagcagcccagcTCAGGTCCCACTTGCCCTGTGGCCCATCACCCGCCTGCAGCCATG GGGAGCCATCAGGACTTCCGGAGCCTTCAAGCCAAGTTCCAGGCCTCTCAGCTGGAGACCAGTGAACaccccaaaaaacccccaaagccTGAGTTCAACAAACTTCTAAAGAAGTTTCCACCACCTGAGCCAAGTGAGCATCCCAAGAAGCCCCTGCAGCCCAGCTGTAACGATCTGCCTCCGAAGCCCGccaaacctgagccaaaggagccCGCCAAGAAGTTCCCACAGCTCAACGCCCCTCAGAAAGCTTTGCAGCCTGAGCCTGGCCATCCAGCCAGGCCCCCGACAGAGCCCAAACCCAGTGCCCTCCCCAAGAAGCTCCAGCAGCCTGAGCCCAATGAAGCCACCCCAGACCCTTCACAGCCAGACCTCAGTACCCTTCTCAAGAAGCCCCCACAGCCCGAGTTCAGTGTGCACCCCAGGAAGCCCCCGCAG CCCGAGTTCAGTGTGCACCCCAGGAAGCCCCCGCAGCCGCAGGTCGGTGGCCTCCCTAAGAAACCCCTGCCACAGTCTGAGACCAGTGAGGCCCCTCAGACGCCCCCCTGGAAGCCTGAGCCCAAAGAGCTCCACCCCTCCTCCTCACAGCCAGACCTCAGTACCCTTCCCAAGAAGCCCCCGCAGCCAGAGTTCAGTGTGCACCCCAGAAAGCCCCCGCAGCCTCAGGTCGGTGGCCTTCCAAAGAAATCCCTGCCACAGCCCGAGACCAGTGAGGTCCCTAAGACGCCCCCCTGGAAGCCCGAGTCCAGTgaactccacccccacccctcaaaaCCCGATTTCAATACATTTCCCCAAAAGATCCCAGCCCCTCAGCTGAATGACTTCCCCAAGAAACTCCTGCATCCTGATTTTGGTGACCTCACCAGGAGGTCCTCAGAGCCTGAAGTCAGTGTGTTTCCCAAGCGGCCCCGGCAGCCTGAATGCAAAGCGCCCTCCAAGAAGCCAGAGCTGGGGATCCTCCCCAGGGTGTCCTCAGAGCCCGAGTTTGGCCTGCTCCCCAGCAAGTTTCTGCAGCCTGAGTGCCAGGCCGCCCCCCGAAAGTTCTCGCAGCCTGAGTCCAGCGCTTTGCCCAAGAAGTACCTGCACACTGAGTTCTCTGGTGGTCTCCCTAAAAagccccccatccccagctctgtTTCAGAGAGCTCCCTTCCCAGTGCGGTCACAGGCTCCCGCCCCAGGCTCCCCCTCAGCCCTGGCTTGGGAGCCAGGAAGCAGAGATCAGGAGCTCGCTCTCATAGTGGAGGGTCGAGGCTGGGCCTCAAATCCAGCTACCCACCCCAGCGGAGGCCTCTGCCCTCGGTCAACAGCCTGGGACCCCCTCCAGCCAAGCCCCCGCTGCCCCCTGGCTTCAGGGATGTCCAGAGCTTCTGGaaagccacagccacagccacag CTCTGAGGAGGACCGGTTCTGCTGGGATCCTCCAGGCCCAACAGACTGAAGACATCCTACA GGACCAGGAAGAGGCTTATGAGCTGTATGACGATGTGGAGCCCATGGACAACTCCAGCCCCGGCCACAAGGGCAGAG GAGGAGTCCAGAAAGCAAGAGGCAATCCGTTAGAATTCACAACCCAGGAGGCAGGCCTGAGGAGCAGATGGACAG ATGAAGTGCCATCTACCCAGCAACCCCCCAGGCCAACACAGAACCCGGAACTCAG GAGGGAGAAGGCCCCCCAGCCACAGCACCTGCCGCCCGCAGACCTGAAGACCCTGAAGCAGATCCGGAAGGCAGAGAAAGCCGAGAGGGAGTTCCGGAAAAAGTTCAAG TTTGAGGGGGAGATAGTGATTCACACAAGGATGATGATCGATCCCAATGCCAAGACACGCCGTGGGGGTGGCAAGTACTTGGGCATCCGGCGTGGGGAGATCCTGGAGGTGATCGAGTTCACCAACAAGGATGAGATGCTGTGCCGGGACACCAAGGGCAAAT ACGGCTACGTGCCCAGAACAGCTCTACTGCCCCT GGAAACGGAGGTGTATGACGATGTTGGCTTCTGGG ACCCTCTGGAGAGCCAACCATCACCCCAGGAACAGTAA
- the ZNF414 gene encoding zinc finger protein 414 isoform X2 has translation MEEEPSGPSPDMPAPAEPSFSETDKEVLSPVAGAAATSSSMGEEPGPERASTPPAWDRGGPGGTQQGAPSAPDSVQPGPGSSLGPTSTVPGTSEDLRPPRRRQQPGKQIPCSSPGCCLSFPSVRDLAQHLRTHCPPTQSLEGKLFRCSALSCTETFPSMQELVAHGKLHYKPNRYFKCENCLLRFRTHRSLFKHLHVCAEHAQSPAPPPPPALDKEPPAPERPPESDTASAPGLQFPLLEPFTTPAPAPTGPFLPYLNPAPFGLSPPRLRPFLAAAPGPPASSAAVWKKSQGAGGSPRRPQGGSDAPSGHAAPSRIVWEHTRGRYSCMQCAFSTASRPAMTLHLEDHRPIAPAAPGPGQPRPDARAGKAEERSSGEGGAPETRGGAEAQATPPLPHPDPVPLAPKVSPLLSEGECPVFSPF, from the exons ATG GAGGAGGAACCCTCGGGGCCCAGCCCGGACATGCCGGCCCCTGCAGAGCCCAGCTTCAGTGAGACTGACAAGGAGGTGTTGTCCCCAGTTGCGGGGGCAGCAGCCACTTCCTCTTCCATGGGGGAGGAGCCAGGCCCTGAACGGGCATCCACACCCCCAGCGTGGGACCGAGGAGGGCCTGGGGGGACCCAGCAGGGTGCCCCCTCAGCCCCAGACAGTGTTCAGCCTGGTCCTGGATCCAGCCTTGGCCCGACCAGCACAGTCCCTGGGACCAGCGAGGACCTGAGGCCTCCCAGACGACGCCAACAACCAG GGAAGCAGATACCCTGCTCCAGCCCTGGCTGctgtctcagtttccccagtgtTCGAGACCTGGCACAGCATCTGCGTACCCACTGCCCACCCACACAGTCCCTGGAAG GCAAGCTCTTCCGCTGTTCCGCCCTGAGCTGCACCGAGACCTTCCCCAGCATGCAGGAACTGGTGGCACATGGCAAACTGCACTACAAACCCAACCGCTACTTCAA GTGTGAGAACTGCCTCCTGCGCTTCCGCACGCACCGCTCGCTCTTCAAGCACCTGCATGTTTGCGCCGAGCATGCGCAGAGCCCAGCCCCGCCGCCACCCCCCGCCTTGGACAAGGAGCCACCGGCGCCTGAGCGTCCCCCGGAGTCCGACACTGCGTCGGCGCCTGGCCTGCAGTTCCCGCTGCTCGAGCCCTTCAcgacccccgcccctgcccccaccggGCCCTTCCTGCCCTACTTGAACCCCGCGCCCTTTGGCCTAAGCCCCCCACGCCTGCGCCCTTTCCTGGCTGCGGCGCCCGGGCCGCCCGCCTCCAGCGCCGCAGTCTGGAAAAAGAGCCAAG GTGCCGGCGGCAGCCCGCGAAGACCCCAGGGCGGCTCCGACGCGCCCTCAG GGCACGCGGCCCCGAGCCGCATCGTGTGGGAGCACACGCGCGGCCGCTACTCGTGCATGCAGTGCGCCTTCTCCACGGCCTCGCGGCCCGCCATGACACTGCATCTGGAGGACCACCGCCCCATCGCCCCCGCGGCCCCGGGGCCCGGGCAGCCGCGCCCCGACGCGCGGGCGGGTAAGGCGGAGGAGCGCTCGAGTGGGGAGGGCGGGGCGCCCGAGACGAGGGGCGGGGCCGAGGCTCAGGCgacccctcctctgccccacccagaCCCGGTCCCGCTTGCACCCAAGGTGTCTCCGCTGCTGTCAGAGGGGGAGTGTCCGGTTTTCTCGCCGTTCTGA
- the ZNF414 gene encoding zinc finger protein 414 isoform X1, translating to MEEEPSGPSPDMPAPAEPSFSETDKEVLSPVAGAAATSSSMGEEPGPERASTPPAWDRGGPGGTQQGAPSAPDSVQPGPGSSLGPTSTVPGTSEDLRPPRRRQQPGKQIPCSSPGCCLSFPSVRDLAQHLRTHCPPTQSLEGKLFRCSALSCTETFPSMQELVAHGKLHYKPNRYFKCENCLLRFRTHRSLFKHLHVCAEHAQSPAPPPPPALDKEPPAPERPPESDTASAPGLQFPLLEPFTTPAPAPTGPFLPYLNPAPFGLSPPRLRPFLAAAPGPPASSAAVWKKSQGAGGSPRRPQGGSDAPSGGNTLGSNGSARPDQPGHAAPSRIVWEHTRGRYSCMQCAFSTASRPAMTLHLEDHRPIAPAAPGPGQPRPDARAGKAEERSSGEGGAPETRGGAEAQATPPLPHPDPVPLAPKVSPLLSEGECPVFSPF from the exons ATG GAGGAGGAACCCTCGGGGCCCAGCCCGGACATGCCGGCCCCTGCAGAGCCCAGCTTCAGTGAGACTGACAAGGAGGTGTTGTCCCCAGTTGCGGGGGCAGCAGCCACTTCCTCTTCCATGGGGGAGGAGCCAGGCCCTGAACGGGCATCCACACCCCCAGCGTGGGACCGAGGAGGGCCTGGGGGGACCCAGCAGGGTGCCCCCTCAGCCCCAGACAGTGTTCAGCCTGGTCCTGGATCCAGCCTTGGCCCGACCAGCACAGTCCCTGGGACCAGCGAGGACCTGAGGCCTCCCAGACGACGCCAACAACCAG GGAAGCAGATACCCTGCTCCAGCCCTGGCTGctgtctcagtttccccagtgtTCGAGACCTGGCACAGCATCTGCGTACCCACTGCCCACCCACACAGTCCCTGGAAG GCAAGCTCTTCCGCTGTTCCGCCCTGAGCTGCACCGAGACCTTCCCCAGCATGCAGGAACTGGTGGCACATGGCAAACTGCACTACAAACCCAACCGCTACTTCAA GTGTGAGAACTGCCTCCTGCGCTTCCGCACGCACCGCTCGCTCTTCAAGCACCTGCATGTTTGCGCCGAGCATGCGCAGAGCCCAGCCCCGCCGCCACCCCCCGCCTTGGACAAGGAGCCACCGGCGCCTGAGCGTCCCCCGGAGTCCGACACTGCGTCGGCGCCTGGCCTGCAGTTCCCGCTGCTCGAGCCCTTCAcgacccccgcccctgcccccaccggGCCCTTCCTGCCCTACTTGAACCCCGCGCCCTTTGGCCTAAGCCCCCCACGCCTGCGCCCTTTCCTGGCTGCGGCGCCCGGGCCGCCCGCCTCCAGCGCCGCAGTCTGGAAAAAGAGCCAAG GTGCCGGCGGCAGCCCGCGAAGACCCCAGGGCGGCTCCGACGCGCCCTCAG GAGGGAACACGCTCGGGAGCAATGGATCAGCCAGGCCAGACCAGCCAG GGCACGCGGCCCCGAGCCGCATCGTGTGGGAGCACACGCGCGGCCGCTACTCGTGCATGCAGTGCGCCTTCTCCACGGCCTCGCGGCCCGCCATGACACTGCATCTGGAGGACCACCGCCCCATCGCCCCCGCGGCCCCGGGGCCCGGGCAGCCGCGCCCCGACGCGCGGGCGGGTAAGGCGGAGGAGCGCTCGAGTGGGGAGGGCGGGGCGCCCGAGACGAGGGGCGGGGCCGAGGCTCAGGCgacccctcctctgccccacccagaCCCGGTCCCGCTTGCACCCAAGGTGTCTCCGCTGCTGTCAGAGGGGGAGTGTCCGGTTTTCTCGCCGTTCTGA
- the ZNF414 gene encoding zinc finger protein 414 isoform X3, giving the protein MEEEPSGPSPDMPAPAEPSFSETDKEVLSPVAGAAATSSSMGEEPGPERASTPPAWDRGGPGGTQQGAPSAPDSVQPGPGSSLGPTSTVPGTSEDLRPPRRRQQPGKQIPCSSPGCCLSFPSVRDLAQHLRTHCPPTQSLEGKLFRCSALSCTETFPSMQELVAHGKLHYKPNRYFKCENCLLRFRTHRSLFKHLHVCAEHAQSPAPPPPPALDKEPPAPERPPESDTASAPGLQFPLLEPFTTPAPAPTGPFLPYLNPAPFGLSPPRLRPFLAAAPGPPASSAAVWKKSQGAGGSPRRPQGGSDAPSGGNTLGSNGSARPDQPGHAAPSRIVWEHTRGRYSCMQCAFSTASRPAMTLHLEDHRPIAPAAPGPGQPRPDARADPVPLAPKVSPLLSEGECPVFSPF; this is encoded by the exons ATG GAGGAGGAACCCTCGGGGCCCAGCCCGGACATGCCGGCCCCTGCAGAGCCCAGCTTCAGTGAGACTGACAAGGAGGTGTTGTCCCCAGTTGCGGGGGCAGCAGCCACTTCCTCTTCCATGGGGGAGGAGCCAGGCCCTGAACGGGCATCCACACCCCCAGCGTGGGACCGAGGAGGGCCTGGGGGGACCCAGCAGGGTGCCCCCTCAGCCCCAGACAGTGTTCAGCCTGGTCCTGGATCCAGCCTTGGCCCGACCAGCACAGTCCCTGGGACCAGCGAGGACCTGAGGCCTCCCAGACGACGCCAACAACCAG GGAAGCAGATACCCTGCTCCAGCCCTGGCTGctgtctcagtttccccagtgtTCGAGACCTGGCACAGCATCTGCGTACCCACTGCCCACCCACACAGTCCCTGGAAG GCAAGCTCTTCCGCTGTTCCGCCCTGAGCTGCACCGAGACCTTCCCCAGCATGCAGGAACTGGTGGCACATGGCAAACTGCACTACAAACCCAACCGCTACTTCAA GTGTGAGAACTGCCTCCTGCGCTTCCGCACGCACCGCTCGCTCTTCAAGCACCTGCATGTTTGCGCCGAGCATGCGCAGAGCCCAGCCCCGCCGCCACCCCCCGCCTTGGACAAGGAGCCACCGGCGCCTGAGCGTCCCCCGGAGTCCGACACTGCGTCGGCGCCTGGCCTGCAGTTCCCGCTGCTCGAGCCCTTCAcgacccccgcccctgcccccaccggGCCCTTCCTGCCCTACTTGAACCCCGCGCCCTTTGGCCTAAGCCCCCCACGCCTGCGCCCTTTCCTGGCTGCGGCGCCCGGGCCGCCCGCCTCCAGCGCCGCAGTCTGGAAAAAGAGCCAAG GTGCCGGCGGCAGCCCGCGAAGACCCCAGGGCGGCTCCGACGCGCCCTCAG GAGGGAACACGCTCGGGAGCAATGGATCAGCCAGGCCAGACCAGCCAG GGCACGCGGCCCCGAGCCGCATCGTGTGGGAGCACACGCGCGGCCGCTACTCGTGCATGCAGTGCGCCTTCTCCACGGCCTCGCGGCCCGCCATGACACTGCATCTGGAGGACCACCGCCCCATCGCCCCCGCGGCCCCGGGGCCCGGGCAGCCGCGCCCCGACGCGCGGGCGG aCCCGGTCCCGCTTGCACCCAAGGTGTCTCCGCTGCTGTCAGAGGGGGAGTGTCCGGTTTTCTCGCCGTTCTGA
- the ZNF414 gene encoding zinc finger protein 414 isoform X4 — translation MEEEPSGPSPDMPAPAEPSFSETDKEVLSPVAGAAATSSSMGEEPGPERASTPPAWDRGGPGGTQQGAPSAPDSVQPGPGSSLGPTSTVPGTSEDLRPPRRRQQPGKQIPCSSPGCCLSFPSVRDLAQHLRTHCPPTQSLEGKLFRCSALSCTETFPSMQELVAHGKLHYKPNRYFKCENCLLRFRTHRSLFKHLHVCAEHAQSPAPPPPPALDKEPPAPERPPESDTASAPGLQFPLLEPFTTPAPAPTGPFLPYLNPAPFGLSPPRLRPFLAAAPGPPASSAAVWKKSQGAGGSPRRPQGGSDAPSGHAAPSRIVWEHTRGRYSCMQCAFSTASRPAMTLHLEDHRPIAPAAPGPGQPRPDARADPVPLAPKVSPLLSEGECPVFSPF, via the exons ATG GAGGAGGAACCCTCGGGGCCCAGCCCGGACATGCCGGCCCCTGCAGAGCCCAGCTTCAGTGAGACTGACAAGGAGGTGTTGTCCCCAGTTGCGGGGGCAGCAGCCACTTCCTCTTCCATGGGGGAGGAGCCAGGCCCTGAACGGGCATCCACACCCCCAGCGTGGGACCGAGGAGGGCCTGGGGGGACCCAGCAGGGTGCCCCCTCAGCCCCAGACAGTGTTCAGCCTGGTCCTGGATCCAGCCTTGGCCCGACCAGCACAGTCCCTGGGACCAGCGAGGACCTGAGGCCTCCCAGACGACGCCAACAACCAG GGAAGCAGATACCCTGCTCCAGCCCTGGCTGctgtctcagtttccccagtgtTCGAGACCTGGCACAGCATCTGCGTACCCACTGCCCACCCACACAGTCCCTGGAAG GCAAGCTCTTCCGCTGTTCCGCCCTGAGCTGCACCGAGACCTTCCCCAGCATGCAGGAACTGGTGGCACATGGCAAACTGCACTACAAACCCAACCGCTACTTCAA GTGTGAGAACTGCCTCCTGCGCTTCCGCACGCACCGCTCGCTCTTCAAGCACCTGCATGTTTGCGCCGAGCATGCGCAGAGCCCAGCCCCGCCGCCACCCCCCGCCTTGGACAAGGAGCCACCGGCGCCTGAGCGTCCCCCGGAGTCCGACACTGCGTCGGCGCCTGGCCTGCAGTTCCCGCTGCTCGAGCCCTTCAcgacccccgcccctgcccccaccggGCCCTTCCTGCCCTACTTGAACCCCGCGCCCTTTGGCCTAAGCCCCCCACGCCTGCGCCCTTTCCTGGCTGCGGCGCCCGGGCCGCCCGCCTCCAGCGCCGCAGTCTGGAAAAAGAGCCAAG GTGCCGGCGGCAGCCCGCGAAGACCCCAGGGCGGCTCCGACGCGCCCTCAG GGCACGCGGCCCCGAGCCGCATCGTGTGGGAGCACACGCGCGGCCGCTACTCGTGCATGCAGTGCGCCTTCTCCACGGCCTCGCGGCCCGCCATGACACTGCATCTGGAGGACCACCGCCCCATCGCCCCCGCGGCCCCGGGGCCCGGGCAGCCGCGCCCCGACGCGCGGGCGG aCCCGGTCCCGCTTGCACCCAAGGTGTCTCCGCTGCTGTCAGAGGGGGAGTGTCCGGTTTTCTCGCCGTTCTGA